DNA from Biomphalaria glabrata chromosome 14, xgBioGlab47.1, whole genome shotgun sequence:
TGATCAAAAAGTGGCTATGCAAGAATCTAACAGTTAAAACTCTCTCTCAGTCTCACCTGTTGGACTTCCTGCGTTGGTCTCCATGGCGGGGCTAGTTGACGTGCTGTTGCTAGTGTTGGTGCTTTCATCTGAGGTTTTCTTAAAGAAGTTGTGCTGCAGGGCATAGTAGGGCGTGATCCTGGTTTTTGGATCGTATTCCAGCATGCGGAGAATGAGATCCTTAAATTTCAGATAGTCTGCCACTCCGTGACCCACCTCCCCAGATCTTCTGCCCCCTGGTCCACCCGTTTCAGCCCCTATGATTTCGTGTAACTTACGGGAGTGTGGAGGTTTAtactgaaaaaacaaaattcaaatagAGGTTAAAATTGGATAAAAAATTATAGACTGGTGGGTGGGGGACTTATTCCTACCTATTAGGCTAGGCTTTGTGgggaaacaattttatttttgttcaaacataaaaaattaatttaaacgaaaaaaacaacaacaactacataagcaaataaaaaaaaaaaaaacaatttaaagaaACTTATATTATTTAAGATTAATTACTGaatctatttatttcattatttttctctctctaaagGTTGTGTCTgcgttggggggagggggacgaccttaaaaaaaattagactaaAAGCCTGTTAACAACCAGCTTACCTTCTTATTGTCTTTAGACTTCCTTGGGACATAAGAGCCATCTGGCAACTGTTCAAAATACTTGCGTGTCTTCTGAGCCTGATCCAATAAATGTTTAGGAGGCATACCCAGTACTTCAACTATCTTCATCATTTGGTCAAACTGTGGTAGGATAATGTGATGATAATGACTTCAGAGTTTTCTATATAGTTGTTCATGTTTCACAACAGGAAATACTATAGAATAGCTAtagcaattatttaataaaaactaaCAGAACAGAAACTTTTCaacagaaaaataataataagctaGTCCTTGggttaaatgtatatttttgctAATGACTTGGAAATCTTATCATTATATGTAAGCacataacattttttacccGCATTGTTACACTTTCAAAGGTCAATCTTCAACAGATTGTTATATTAAAATAAGTTCTTATCCCACAGATTAAATTGAAaagtagttaatttttttaaacaaagtactAGGTCAAGTTATATTTTTAGATGTTGAGGGCCTGACAAACAGTAAGACTTGAGCATACTACAAACACTGTGACTCACCTCATTAGAGCCAGCAAACAGTGGTTCCCCTGTGTGCATCTCCACCAGAATACAGCCTAAACTCCACATGTCTATGGCCAGATCATATGGAATGCCCAGTAGAACTTCAGGAGATCTATAAAACCTAGACTGAATGTACTGATAAATCTagataaaagagagatagaaaaaaagattgatttttaaaaattgagcaATATTGAAACCGTATATATTAACTATatgaatattaaagaaaaacattcctttcaaatacaaaaaaagtctttacatcgcacttaaaaaaaaaatcacatttagaaatgtatttgtgtttaaaaaCTTCTAAAAtcagatttaaattaaaatacattttacattacGTTCTACATAAATTAATtcagattcccccccccccccccctgtatttaaagaaaaataaaatttcggGGTTCCATCATGTTTGTCctagttaaaagaaaaaaaaataatttttctttaattacttAGTTAATGATAAGATTGTTATTGTCTCCACACTATGCTTTACAGTATTGAAACATACAAACTGAAGTTACATCTCATGTGGTAGATCAATTTAGTTACAAAGAGAGCTGCATACAACACAGGTACACAATCaatcacacaaacacattaaattgtattactggtttaaGTCAAGAGATCACatcagagtaaaaaaaaaaccacttacCCTCTGTCCTATCTGACAAGAACTGCCAAAGTCAACAATTTTGATAGCACTGCGCTTAGGGTTACACAGTAGAATGTTTTCAGGTTTTAAATCACAGTGAATAATGTTGAGCTCGGGGGTGGCAAGAAACAGCAGCGCAGTACACAGCTGCTGTGCAAACTTTCGGGTCAGGTTCAGGGACACGCCCCTAAAGTTTGTGTTCCGCAGCAGGTCATACAGGTTGTAGGAGAGTAGCTCAAAAACAAGGCACAGGTGGTTACGAAACATAAAGTTTCTCTTCAGGCGAACTGGAATAGaggagaaaattttttttaatacaaatatataaattgttACATCTAGTATGATTATGTATGGATATTTTACGAAACCAAAACAATTTCCTAGTAACTTTATAGAATAATGTATGGCCATAAAGCTTTTAGGTCGAAAGAAGAAgaactattaaaaatagctcCACAATgaaatttaagttaaaaatttttATAGCAATAATGTTCCAGGCTCATTTAGCATGCTCACTCCATTCTTTTGTGGACATGTGAGGGGAGGGAGTATCTAGGAGGTATTCATACTGCCCTTAGGCACTCAGCAAAAACAACACCACTCCAGTATCATCGGGAATACATAAGTCAGGCTCAGGATTAAACTCAAGTCCCCTCAGTTAAATAGCCAAGAAGTCTATGTTGCTATTGTAGTTAGTCCAGAAGTGGTCCACTTTCCTCTCTACAGTACTAAAGTCAAACTAAATCACCATTACCTATATAGTACTTGTTCTCTCTATCATTAGAGTTCATTAGCTCCAGCAACTTCACTTCTATCTGCGCCTGATTTAAAAATGGCTTCTTATTTTTGATGATCTTTATAGCCACATGCTCCTGGTCAATGTGGTCAAAGGCCTTGACAACCTGGAACAACCAAAAGAAATATGTTAGCACGACCCCCAATGATGTTAATTAGCTTCAGTTACTAAGTAACTAAGTTCAATGGATCATTGACATTTaagtctgtattatatttaaatatttcaggaatgtttaaatttttaaagaaatgaaattaaaccattatttaTCATGTATAGTCAAAggtttgtaaactttttttttgtatgattgTTAATTCACTGATAATGAAACTTTTAGCATATAATACAAAACTTAAGAGTCTGTATCTATGCTCAAACTTAGGTGGCTGGTGATGAAGGTTGAATACCTTTGTAAGCCTCAGCATGGATAATTAAATCACTAatgataattaaattaaaaagaagtaAGAAAGAAGAGCACTAACCTGACCAAAAGAGCCTTTCCCTATCAGGGAGTCAATTTCATATCTGTCCATCCATTTTTCACCAGGGTTAACTATATAGTCGTGATTGGAATCATCGTAGCCGTCATTGTAGATGTGAGCGTTGACTTTGCCTTTTTTGTTCCCACTCTCGTCCCCTTGAGCTGCACCAACAGCACGTCTTTTCTTTTTGGCGTAGTAGACCTGCACAATTAGGAACATAACACTGACATCAACACATTTCTTTTGAAACCTAAGGggcatatttttttatactcaAATGTATGGAAgaattacataaaacaaaagGGGCTGACTAATATGATTGTTGGGAACAAGTTCTTTATTCTATCTACTCATGAGAACTCTAGACCTAACTTATTTTAACAGCTTCAACTTTTATTCTCTCAAATCTAAATCACTAACTATTTTCACAGGCACTAATCTTTATATACATTCTTACTCTACCAGTTCCTGAATAAATATTACTCATTCAAATGACGATAATAATCATCTACAACCAGAATCTTGCAAAACTGTGAATATGCTATACAATATTATTCCAGCcattatacacacacaaaacttcCTTAACTCCTCACAGTGATGTGTCAGTATCTTCGTACTTATTttgattatatttattaataatgattttttaaaatatttattaataatgacttttttttatatttattaataatgacTTTTGTCTGGACAGCTCCAATTGACATCAGTGGTGAATGACTCACAATGTTTTGATTTGTGAGAATgatgagtgtgtaatttgtaaAGAGAGGGCAAGTAGACCCATAGCTTTAACAGGAGGCCATGTTGTTGACTTAAAAACTGTTAGTTGGATGTCAGATGTCATTTTTGTTGTTAATAACCAGTGTCATCTATCCACATTTAGTtggtaatttttgttttgttagatcTTGGTTTACGCTACATTTTTGTACATTATATTGTCCAATTATTGTTCAGAATTAGACTCTGTCGAGCTGTTACATTATTTCTATTATAGGGCCGGTGTCTGGGAGTTAACCGTGTGTTAACTGTGACTGTCTTGTAAGAAGATGACGGAATTTTGTATGACCCAAGAATTGAAGAACCCATACAAGACGCAGTTGATGAGTTGGTATTTGCATAGCTGTATTGAGTTACTTCACCAGTAAAGACAAGCTTTTGGTTGTAACATCTGAGTTAAGCTGGAAATCCTGTACAACCCTAGCTTATGTATACAAGCATATTTATTTTTGGAATATtgttaattattggtgattagcTATAGAAGTGATTACCATTACACTTTACCATACTTATTtctattattacttttttttcttctatttaatataaataaacacaTGTTAAAACCTCTGGGTGTCTATTCTTATCACAATAATTAGTTTCCATGTTCCTGACATGCCGCAAGGGGTGAGTGTCtagtaaaacacacacaaaaaaaactaacatttcTATTGATTACAGGCTAACGGGTTTaacaaactacaaaaatattttgatttaaaactCATCAGtcaagattttaataatctttttttacttGTTACTGAGTACTTGTTGTCGATGTCCTAGCAAAATATCACTACATGAACTATGGGTATTCAACTCTTACAACACAGAGAACAAAATGAGAGTTCATCCAATcctgtctgaaaaaaaaaatcttaactctttatctccgtaattatttttccacgttctgacagaatggttcatttttcatatttgtacattctaccctgttatgattaaacttcaataacatttttgtttgtcatcagaaaacattacttttggtatagaattataggagaatgcatgctctttttatataatataacaaataaaattttataaaaacaaattaatttaatgaggtcaaatcaacgatggtatcattaattaggagagaaagagttaagtcaataagggaaagaactaatACTCACTTCGTTAATGTGTTTGTAGGTTTTGATGAGATCAACACTAAGTTTCCTCAGCGGTGCCGTGGCAGAGTCACGAAATGTGTTGGGTATTTTGGTCTGCATCGTGACCACATCTGCCACTGCCACAGACTGCTGAGAATTGTGGTGGTGATGGTGATGATGGTGGTGGGGGTCCGACATCTCAGAGTGGCCCCCTGAGAAAGCCTTCACTGCCAAACACAAAGATTGGGTGGAAGTATCAGCATGGCTATTGTACTGAAGCAGACCTGTCAAATACAAAAGCATTGCATTAAAGTCAATTCGTCTACAAAAGTAAAACATGTCATCAAAAGTCTTCTTCAAGGAATGAAATACTTTGGTTTCAAATAATATCTACAAAAAGTCTTCAAGGATTGATATAATTTCtacaagaattttaaaaataaatgtcaaggtTTTGCTAGTTAATTTGAGTCTTTCAGGAGATAAAACACATTGTCTTTACCAAATTGAGACACAACAAATTTTACTTGTTCAAAaatggtataaaaaaaatgttagtctACATACATCGTGAATGGGTTGCATGTCAAACAAAAACTTGACCTAGGGATGACTGACATTTTCTGGAATGTGCACTGGTCAACACAAGCATTTGAAATAATAAACCTGGCACCAGTTAGTTTTAAGTAtgaagaatctttttttttctttcaaagtgACAGGGTgcgaggggaaaaaaatatactttatttGTTTAAAGGAAGATAGATGaaatttgtatgtgtgtgtgtttttatgatctacatgtttttttttaatccactcatttaaaagtttattttagttataaaaagctttttttttttaaattatttattttgtgtataattgttatcattatttattgtgATAATATGATATTTAATGATTCATAGTTATAAGAATGTAGAGTAAAACTACTTGAAAAGCCTGACATTGGTTCAAAGTTAGagaactaatatttttttaatgaaaaataagaagcctatttttttttcaattcaaaatgatttaaaatcTTTGGTTCATTCCTTACTAATTATTTCTGTTGTCTTAGTttaaatctacattttaaatattaacaaactaaacaattaCAAACAATTTAACACTAGAATAAGACATACACAGCAGTtaaattcatttcatattttttttaaattttgtacaaactATTAAACATTTGGTTATTTCAAACGCTCCTTCAAggtttattacatcctagcccaaacctcccacaggacacAGGGGGATGACAGAAGAATTCGGACTATCGAGACAATAGTCTAGAGTGCAACGTTTgataagaaatataaatgaaGGGGTTGCTTTTtactttaactaatatttatatttattttttaagcattagcaattcattgaaaaaaaaaacagggaaaTAATTCTTGTGCTTGCCCTTGCGAGTCAAACATGCCacaattttattcattttcgTAGATTTTAAATAATGATAGTGATAACAAGAGAATTATCTAAAAAATAGAATAtgtttagtgtataattttaaaatatatgcagcataaaaattaacatGTTTACcataacatattttaaaacctTTGCTTCAGGCTATAAAATACAAACAGTTTTTCCCCATCATAAATTTGAACGTATACTGTATCATTTGGCGTTTATTATTTAGGTATCAAtctctagagctagatctatttattatctATGGTTAAAGAGAAAAATGCACTAGCCTCTGAGAACATGATATAACTATTAAAAGCTCTATTTCATAGGACACAACAAAAGTGTCAAAAGCTGCATCCACAATACCCAAAATGTACATTGACATTTATCAAAATAAACTGATTctataaatacaatatttttattcatttgtaTGAGAGAAGTGTACCAAAGAAAGGTGATGTACCAAGGCCGTTGATTTACTAACTATCCTACTTCAATAATACCAATAACAGAAAATATCTCACCAATAACAACTTACATCTTCCTCTCCAAACTTACGTGATTTGACGACtagatgtagattctagatcatatAAAATCTATGACATGTTATGTTCTAACAAGTATTATTTAGTATATTAGCAATTTATTTCAGAATTCAACTAAACTAAGTCTTGtagacttttaaaataaaatccccTTAGCTGCATCAAGATCTTAGTCTTAATCTTTAAAGGTTtgcaactagatctagttagtaatGATGTAAACTACATAATGCGCTGTTAAACTAGATTTAATGGTCAAATTGTATGAGGCATTGTAGATTGGACATTGGCGTTAAGATTGCGATGCatatcattcattcattcttgACGCAACAAAGAGAAGACAAATCACATTCGACAATTCGTCTGTCTGGAGTAAAAATAGttgctagatctattttaagtcGTATATAGTGTTATTACGCGATATCGATAAGTAAATAATTTAACTACCGGACTAGTATTTAATGaatgatgaaaaaaacaacaactaaacttTAAACTTACTGTAACGAAAAACAAGGGAAAAGGGGAGGGGAGAGGAAGAGGAAGTGTGAAGTTTTGATGtgtaacattaaaaacaataaacatattTGGCTTAAAAATGCGGAAAAATAGATAAGGGCTAGGCTAAATACGGTGACGAATGTAATaaatgtttgctttagaaataaatgtttatacATAATTACCCTAGGATCTGTGTAGTCCAAGACCGACATGACATGACACGCGAAGTTGTGTTTACATTTACATACGCAGTACACAGAACAAGAACCAGCACAGTCCAACACAGGGGTTTTCCAGCTAATTAGGTCAGTCGCCAAGGCGCATGCGTAGTGGTACAAGACAACGATCGCTagtgattcattttttttttaattcaaacaccAAGCACACAAATGCAAACCAAAGAAATTGAAATGCATCGGAAAATTCAATGGAAACAGTTTTCAATGTAAAAGTAACACTTACGGCgatattactttaaaacaacGTCTGCTACAAGCAAGGGAATGACGTACCTGCACTCGATGAATTATCCAACCGGAATCCGCCTACCAAAGCAGGCATTCCATGGATGAAAGACGGAACGCAAGCATTGGTAACCCGTTTGGACTACATGCAGGCGACTATTGTATATCCCATCGAATAAAGTATTGAATGAAGATTATAGTTAACACCTATTCCACAATGGCACCATGAAATAATACACAAATTATAGCCAGAATTATACACGTGAGATCCAGGTGGCAATGTTTATGTCACATGACTGTCATGATTCAGCTTGCAATGCCCTTGACACTTCATGTTAACAGCCAATCAGCGGCCGTAACTCCAGGTCACGAAGGTTGTTGCTGGGGCGCGTTGCTAAAAATACAATAGGCGGAAGCAGAAGGAGCGGGGCAGTTGCAACACGCGAGCCAGACACTAGACTGCTAAATTTGAGTAACCTCTATCAGTCTAAAAGTTATATATGCATCTTTTTCCGCCCGAGTTTAgtaaatattctctttaaatgtacattttgaaAACTGCATAGGTTAATATTGAAACATAAGCATGCATAGATTAGAACTACATGAATAACGGTGAAATCTTCGATATTCAATGCCACGTAGgcgatgtagatctatatttactaGTCTAGATCCAACACTTATTTCAGTGTGGCATTGTTTTATTGGAGAGACAAAAAAAACGCATAACTTTTCAAACTTTATTACAACTGATgttcattaataaaataatatatacaacataaagccaattttttttaattaaaagaaaaacaaaatattcagaTAAGGAGCACAGATTATTAACTCTAAAAATTAGACTCTATTTACTTTGTTCCTTATTACCACTACCTTGTTGTATAAGATATATTTAAAACTGATATGcttgaaattgaaatgaaaccaaatatattgtttagatatagattctagattctaaaataatatttagccatattgtagttaaaaaaatgaagtgaTGAAACATGATTGCTTGGTTGGGGGTTGTAGAGCCACTTTAGTccgatacaaaattaaaatacacaTTCAAACAATTAATTTGATTTGATAATAAATGAAGAAACCAcgtaattaatgttttaaaaaatttcattatATTCAT
Protein-coding regions in this window:
- the LOC106071903 gene encoding dual specificity tyrosine-phosphorylation-regulated kinase 1B-like isoform X2 gives rise to the protein MSDPHHHHHHHHHNSQQSVAVADVVTMQTKIPNTFRDSATAPLRKLSVDLIKTYKHINEVYYAKKKRRAVGAAQGDESGNKKGKVNAHIYNDGYDDSNHDYIVNPGEKWMDRYEIDSLIGKGSFGQVVKAFDHIDQEHVAIKIIKNKKPFLNQAQIEVKLLELMNSNDRENKYYIVRLKRNFMFRNHLCLVFELLSYNLYDLLRNTNFRGVSLNLTRKFAQQLCTALLFLATPELNIIHCDLKPENILLCNPKRSAIKIVDFGSSCQIGQRIYQYIQSRFYRSPEVLLGIPYDLAIDMWSLGCILVEMHTGEPLFAGSNEFDQMMKIVEVLGMPPKHLLDQAQKTRKYFEQLPDGSYVPRKSKDNKKYKPPHSRKLHEIIGAETGGPGGRRSGEVGHGVADYLKFKDLILRMLEYDPKTRITPYYALQHNFFKKTSDESTNTSNSTSTSPAMETNAGSPTVAGQSNGRARSDPTHQHHSLMLPHAGAGNGGNAAAGSQGLQHHQQSVLEEDSCSTSGLSHSTSGMSHFTSMDCESPSSSILGQSRPPPAHQHRNSGSSALHSGNSGRHNPLQQQQAQLQHQLSQHAHYQSQQVPQHNLVGHMHGWVGTEPALSRHFSGGTQQMSNNSGVVLGGVIFTQPSGHPYLPRNQQPSSSSTSSSSLHHAGLISPSSTVIIGSTVYETSGVPLAIHRTLGHFDSQQVLLSSSSSSLSSSNHPVDLSNFSSLHSGSSQSLVSVPGQHHHLHHPQVQQNHPQQHSLLTSPTMLVGHTTSVGGVPTDIITANAQPMSIASLGYSTQYTTFPQQTWQQPVIGPNGTYPFTIADTATPIGHDNGSVQRTHSSSDRGDESPMVGVCIQQSPVASH
- the LOC106071903 gene encoding dual specificity tyrosine-phosphorylation-regulated kinase 1B-like isoform X1, which encodes MPALVGGFRLDNSSSAGLLQYNSHADTSTQSLCLAVKAFSGGHSEMSDPHHHHHHHHHNSQQSVAVADVVTMQTKIPNTFRDSATAPLRKLSVDLIKTYKHINEVYYAKKKRRAVGAAQGDESGNKKGKVNAHIYNDGYDDSNHDYIVNPGEKWMDRYEIDSLIGKGSFGQVVKAFDHIDQEHVAIKIIKNKKPFLNQAQIEVKLLELMNSNDRENKYYIVRLKRNFMFRNHLCLVFELLSYNLYDLLRNTNFRGVSLNLTRKFAQQLCTALLFLATPELNIIHCDLKPENILLCNPKRSAIKIVDFGSSCQIGQRIYQYIQSRFYRSPEVLLGIPYDLAIDMWSLGCILVEMHTGEPLFAGSNEFDQMMKIVEVLGMPPKHLLDQAQKTRKYFEQLPDGSYVPRKSKDNKKYKPPHSRKLHEIIGAETGGPGGRRSGEVGHGVADYLKFKDLILRMLEYDPKTRITPYYALQHNFFKKTSDESTNTSNSTSTSPAMETNAGSPTVAGQSNGRARSDPTHQHHSLMLPHAGAGNGGNAAAGSQGLQHHQQSVLEEDSCSTSGLSHSTSGMSHFTSMDCESPSSSILGQSRPPPAHQHRNSGSSALHSGNSGRHNPLQQQQAQLQHQLSQHAHYQSQQVPQHNLVGHMHGWVGTEPALSRHFSGGTQQMSNNSGVVLGGVIFTQPSGHPYLPRNQQPSSSSTSSSSLHHAGLISPSSTVIIGSTVYETSGVPLAIHRTLGHFDSQQVLLSSSSSSLSSSNHPVDLSNFSSLHSGSSQSLVSVPGQHHHLHHPQVQQNHPQQHSLLTSPTMLVGHTTSVGGVPTDIITANAQPMSIASLGYSTQYTTFPQQTWQQPVIGPNGTYPFTIADTATPIGHDNGSVQRTHSSSDRGDESPMVGVCIQQSPVASH